One genomic segment of Theobroma cacao cultivar B97-61/B2 chromosome 6, Criollo_cocoa_genome_V2, whole genome shotgun sequence includes these proteins:
- the LOC18596452 gene encoding DEAD-box ATP-dependent RNA helicase 1 gives MEEVKEKSVPILPWMRSPIDVSLFEDCPLSLVPCLDHRLEVALENMGISSLFPVQVAVWQETIGPGAFERDLCINSPTGSGKTLAYALPIVQTLSTRAVKCLRALVVLPTRDLALQVKDVFASIAPAVGLSVGLAVGQSSIADEISELIKRPKLEAGICYDPEDLAYELQSSVDILVATPGRLMDHINSTKGFTLEHLHYLVVDETDRLLREAYQSWLPTVLQLTQSNDESLFPYADSFLSSTFGSLKTIRRFGVERGFKGKSYPRLVKMVLSATLTQDPSKLAQLSLHHPLLMTTGKRRYQLPEKLESYKLICDSNVRPLYLVALLQELGEEKCIVFTSSTESTHRLCTLLNLFGDLSIKIKEYSGLQHQSVRSKTLKAFREGKVQVLVSSDAMTRGMDVEGVRNAINYDMPPYIKTYIHRAGRTARAGQAGRCFTLLHKHEVKRFKKMLGKADNASVPHYSVPSSSIESLHAAYSSALGKLKETVESEASRKRKIGSKFSRLSKSKKTDHQKG, from the exons atggagGAAGTGAAGGAAAAGAGTGTGCCAATTCTTCCATGGATGAGAAGCCCCATTGATGTGAGTCTCTTTGAAGATTGCCCTCTCAGTCTTGTCCCTTGTCTTGACCACAG GTTGGAGGTCGCTTTGGAGAATATGGGTATCTCTTCACTATTCCCAGTGCAAGTTGCAGTGTGGCAAGAGACAATAGGGCCTGGTGCTTTCGAGCGAGATCTCTGCATAAATTCACCAACAGGAAGTGGGAAGACCTTAGCCTATGCTTTGCCCATAGTGCAAACGCTGTCGACTCGTGCTGTTAAATGTTTAAGGGCTTTGGTAGTGTTACCAACACGTGATTTGGCGCTGCAG GTTAAGGATGTTTTTGCATCCATTGCTCCTGCAGTAGGCTTGTCTGTTGGTTTAGCAGTGGGTCAATCTTCAATTGCTGATGAAATATCGGAGCTTATTAAGAGGCCTAAGCTTGAGGCAGGCATCTGTTATGACCCAGAAGATCTTGCATACGAATTGCAAAGTTCAGTGGATATATTGGTGGCAACTCCAGGAAGGCTTATGGACCATATCAACTCCACTAAGGGATTTACGCTTGAGCATCTCCATTATCTT GTAGTTGATGAAACAGATCGGCTGCTCAGGGAAGCATACCAGTCTTGGCTACCAACTGTGCTTCAGTTGACTCAATCTAATGATGAAAGCCTCTTTCCTTATGCagattcttttctttcatctACATTTGGTTCCTTAAAAACCATAAGGAGATT TGGCGTGGAAAGGGGGTTCAAGGGTAAATCTTACCCTAGGCTTGTGAAGATGGTTTTATCTGCCACATTAACACAAGATCCAAGCAAGCTTGCTCAGCTTAGTCTGCATCACCCTTTGCTGATGACAACAGGGAAAAGGCGTTACCAGCTCCCTGAAAAATTGGAATCGTACAAACTT ATATGTGACTCAAATGTAAGGCCACTGTATTTGGTTGCCCTTCTACAAGAATTAGGAGAAGAGAAGTGCATTGTTTTCACCTCATCCACCGAGTCAACTCATCGCCTTTGTACGCTGCTAAACCTTTTTGGTgatttaagtataaaaattaaagagtaTTCAGGCCTTCAGCATCAATCTGTAAGAAG CAAGACATTGAAGGCATTCCGGGAAGGGAAGGTGCAAGTACTTGTATCCTCTGATGCAATGACTCGTGGAATGGATGTTGAAGGGGTGAGAAATGccattaattatgatatgcCTCCATATATAAAGACCTATATTCATCGAGCTGGTCGGACTGCTAGAGCAGGTCAAGCTGGGCGTTGCTTCACATTGCTCCATAAACATGAG GTAAAACGTTTCAAGAAGATGTTAGGGAAAGCGGACAATGCCTCCGTTCCTCATTACTCTGTTCCTTCAAGTTCAATTGAGTCACTGCATGCTGCATATAGCTCTG CCCTAGGAAAACTGAAAGAGACAGTCGAATCAGAAGCGTCTAGGAAGAGGAAAATTGGTTCCAAGTTTTCAAGACTGAGCAAGAGCAAAAAAACAGACCATCAGAAGGGATGA
- the LOC18596454 gene encoding H/ACA ribonucleoprotein complex subunit 3-like protein, giving the protein MYLQFYINENGDKVYTTKKESPVGMPTQSAHPARFSPDDKYSRQRVLLKKRFGLLPTQQPPPKY; this is encoded by the exons ATGTATCTCCAGTTCTACATAAACGAGAATGGTGACAAAGTTTACACCACCAAG AAAGAATCACCAGTAGGGATGCCTACTCAGTCTGCTCATCCAG CACGTTTCTCCCCTGATGACAAATATTCGAGACAAAGAGTTCTTTTGAAGAAACGATTTGGTTTGTTGCCAACCCAGCAGCCACCTCCAAAGTATTGA